The nucleotide window GCTGTCTTCGGTGAACTGGGCCGCTTTCGCAAGGAGTGTGCCGTCTGCGGCATAGGCCAGACTATCGCCGTCGAAGACGAGGATGTTCTTCTCCACATCAGCGACGCCAACCGTATTCACGTAGATGAGTGGGAGTCCCGTCTGCTCGATGTGTCGCTGGATAATCTCGTGGCGGGTCTGTCGCTTTCCCGCTTCGAATGGCGATGCGTTGATGTTGATGAGTAGGTCAGCGCCCGCGTCCGCGAGTTCCGTAATAGGCTGGCGGTCGTATTCCTCATCCCACATGTCTTCACAGACGGTGACGCCGAGGTCCATCTGTTCCCCATTGACTGCAATCTGGATGGGACTGATGTCTTCTCCAGCCTCGAAATAGCGCTCGTCGTCGAAGTATCGATAGTTCGGGAGCAGAACTTTCCGGGCGATTCCCCTGACAGTGCCGTTCTGGAGGACGGCAGCGGCATTGTATACGCCACGGTCGTCTCTGTCGATGACACCTACGACGACAGCCGTGTCACCGGTTCGCCGGCGGATGTAATCGAGTGCGCGTCGGTTTTCGTCGACGAACGTTTCGTCTTCGATGAGGTCCCGGATACAGTAACCCGTAATTGCCATCTCTGGAAAAACGACGACGTCTGAACCGTCCTGTTCGGCCCTCTCAAGGCTATCGACGATGCGGTCGGTGTTCCCCTTGATGTCTCCTGTGGTTGGGTTGACCTGTGAAAGGGTGACGTCGATATCCATATGCTGTCTTGGAACTAATTCGTGATATCACTGCCGAACTAGCGTATGTTCTCCCAGATTTGACACACAAGCCATCCAGGTTACGGTAGACTATACTAACAAGGGATAGTTTTTGGCCAGCCTAATAATCGAAACAATTTTATTAATTTAGGCCGGCCTAAATATCGTGGAACGTGAGACAATTCGTGACAATTCAATAACACGACGCGACTATGTGAAGTACGGTGGGACAGTCATTGGTGTGGGGATACTTACTGGCTGTACGGGGAGCGGCGAATCCTCAACACCAACAGAGACAACATCCGGGTCTGTTACAGTGGCCGAAACCGCCAAAGAGACGTCGTACTCGGTGACGATGTCGCCCGCCGGTGAGGTTACGTTCGAGCAACCGCCGGAGAGTGTCTTCACAGTCCTCCCACATCATGCTGATATGGCGACTGCAGTCGGACACGGCGACGCCGTCACGTCGATGCTGTACAGCCCCGGATACAACGACGAGATATGGAACAAGTTTCTCGAACGCCTCGATGGTGTTTCTGTCGATTGGGCCGGTCTCCCCGGGTCGTGGAACCCGAGCAAAGAGTTACTCTACGAACTCGACAGTGACCTTCACCTCGCCGACCCTGCCTACATGACGACCATGCAGGGGTGGAGTACCGACGATATCGAAGAAATCACTGAGAATGTCGCCCCGTGGTTCGGGAACACACTCAGCAGCGCCAACAAAGAACCACCGGCAGGTTGGGCCGAGGGGTACCAGTACTACACACTCTGGGAGATTTTCGAAAAAGTCGCACAAGTCTTCCAAGCGGAGGCGCGATACGAGGCACTCGCTGATGTGCATGCTCAAGTGCTCTCGACTATCGAGGGAAACCTCCCGCCCGAAGACCAGCGTCCGACAGCGGCGATGGTCATTTTCGCACAGTCAGAAGACAGCATGTACGTGTATGCGCTAAACGGCCCGGGTTTCCTGACGGCCCACACCCGACCGCTTGGCGCGGCAGATGTCTTCGCGGATGTACAAACTGAGTCGTCCGTCGACTTCGAGGCGCTCATCGAGGCCGACCCGGATGTCATCCTCTGTCTCGCCGGGATGTCCGAATATAGACACGTGACGAAGGTACGCGACCGTCTAAAGAGTAATCCGACGACGAAGTCACTCTCAGCCGTTCAGAACGACCGTATCTACACACAGGGCGGACGCAACCAGGGGCCACTCATGAACCTCTTTCAACTTGAGATGGCGGCAAAGCAACTCTATCCCGACATTTTCGGGGAGTGGCCGACCTACACTGAAGGGCCGTACCCGGAGATTCCCGCAGACGAACAGTTGTTTGATCGCCAACGCGTTGCAGACATTATCAAGGGCGACTTCTAGATATTATGGTCAATTTCTAAATAACAAGGTCTACTCCCATATAGAACCCAAATCGAATTAGG belongs to Haloferax mediterranei ATCC 33500 and includes:
- a CDS encoding ABC transporter substrate-binding protein, whose translation is MERETIRDNSITRRDYVKYGGTVIGVGILTGCTGSGESSTPTETTSGSVTVAETAKETSYSVTMSPAGEVTFEQPPESVFTVLPHHADMATAVGHGDAVTSMLYSPGYNDEIWNKFLERLDGVSVDWAGLPGSWNPSKELLYELDSDLHLADPAYMTTMQGWSTDDIEEITENVAPWFGNTLSSANKEPPAGWAEGYQYYTLWEIFEKVAQVFQAEARYEALADVHAQVLSTIEGNLPPEDQRPTAAMVIFAQSEDSMYVYALNGPGFLTAHTRPLGAADVFADVQTESSVDFEALIEADPDVILCLAGMSEYRHVTKVRDRLKSNPTTKSLSAVQNDRIYTQGGRNQGPLMNLFQLEMAAKQLYPDIFGEWPTYTEGPYPEIPADEQLFDRQRVADIIKGDF